The Pseudomonas hefeiensis genomic sequence TGCAGGCGGTTCAGCGTACCGACGGCGGTTTCCAGCTTGCCATTGGCGCCGCCGCTGGCAATCGAAGCACTGACCTGGGCTTTCTGCACGCTCTCACGGGCCTTGGCCATGTCCACTTGCTGACGCAGGCTTTTGATGCGGCTCTCGGACTTGACGATGTCCTTGCGCATGTTTTCAGCGTAACCACCGAACTCGGTCGCGTGCTTTTGCTCGGCGTCCAGTTCAGAGGTCAGGGTCGAAATGGCTTCGGCCACTTCCAGGGCCAGGTCTTCGCGGTTGGCCTGGATGGCGGCCAACGCCTTGGACTCCAGGTCCTGGATCTTGGCGTTGTACTCGCTAACGCGGTCAGTCGACAGTTTGTGCTTGGCCATGATGGTGACCAGCTCACGCTTGGCGTTGGCCAGCGCGCTGTCAGCATCGCGAATTTCCTGGTCGAGGATGCGCAGGGCCTGTTGGTCGACAATCGACTCGCCGACTTCGTTGGCACCGCCACGCAGCGCGGTGAACAATTTGCTCCAGATGGACTGAGTCATTGGATATTTCCTGTTCCCGAAAAATTAGATGAAGAAACGTTC encodes the following:
- a CDS encoding PspA/IM30 family protein, translated to MTQSIWSKLFTALRGGANEVGESIVDQQALRILDQEIRDADSALANAKRELVTIMAKHKLSTDRVSEYNAKIQDLESKALAAIQANREDLALEVAEAISTLTSELDAEQKHATEFGGYAENMRKDIVKSESRIKSLRQQVDMAKARESVQKAQVSASIASGGANGKLETAVGTLNRLQAKQQQRAAELQAQDELAEASTGNDLERKLRDAGITPNEGSANAILERLKKKSAE